The following nucleotide sequence is from Flavobacteriales bacterium.
AATAGTCGTTTCTTCTTGCGTTTTGTTATTAATCACTATAACTCCATCAACTCCTTGGTCGCCTAATACTTCTTTGGTTTGCGTATTATATAGAACTTCAATGTTCGCTGTATTTTCTACTCTATGTTGCATTGCTTTGGAAGCTCTAAATTCATCTTTTCTAACAATCATGGTTACTTTGTTACATAGCTTAGCCAAGTAGGAAGCTTCTTCACAAGCAGAGTCTCCAGCACCAACCAAAGCAACATCTTGTCCACGGTAGAAAAACCCGTCACATACTGCACATGCAGAAACGCCGCCGCCAATATCTCGCAATCTTATCTCAGACTCTAAACCAAGCCATTTAGCAGATGCACCAGTAGATATAATAATTGAATTGGCAGTTAGTTCTTTTCCACCTTCAATAGTTACTTTGTGAATTGGACCACTAAAATCTATTTCCGTCACAAACCCTGTTCTAACATCGGTTCCAAAACGTTCACATTGTTCTTGAAGGTCTACCATCATTTGTGGTCCATCAATTCCTTTCGGGTAACCAGGAAAGTTATCTACTTCTGTAGTTTCTGTAAGTTGCCCACCTGGTTGCATGCCTTGATAAAGTACAGGACTCATATCTGCTCTAGCAGCGTAAATAGCAGCGGTGTATCCTGCAGGACCAGATCCTATAATAAGGCATCTGTGGTGTTCAATTTCGTTACTCATGTTTGTTTCTGTGCTTATTGTAATAAAGAAGTAAAAGTAATTAGCTTTTTTTTGATTTTGCATTTAACCAATCAAATGATATAAACATTGCGTTCACAATTTTTTATGTTGATGGATAAATAGTTGACGATCGCATTTAATATGTAATGTTAACTTTACATATGTATCGGGGAGTAGCTCAGCTGGTAGAGTACGCGTCTGGGGGGCGCGGGGTCGCAAGTTCAAGTCTTGTCTCTCCGACAAAGAAATCGAGTGGTAACAATTTCGGTTACCCAAATTGCTTATACATCCGTGGATATTAAATTATTAGGTAACATTACCTATATAGTTATTCGTTAAAAGATTCAGGTGTTGAAGCTTGGACTTCAGTGTTTTATTATTGATATTTATTAAATAAAAGTATAACGATTTAACTGTGTTTTCTTTAAATGATTTTTTTTATGGTACCAGCGCAATAGGAATTGAGCTTCAGATGAGGGATGCAAATAGTTCCCTTATTCATCTTGTGTATTTAGAAAAGAATAAAAATAAGTACACCGTAATAAGGTCTGAATATTCGCTTTATGAAATGGGTTCAATTCGTAATTTGAATAATCTAAATGTGCCAGTATCACTCGTTATAACAGGTTTTGGTGTAACAGCTAGGAAGTTTCATGCAGACGAAGTTCAGTCTGATGAAGAGATGTTAAAGGTTATTCTACCGGAGGCCGTCTTGAGTGATTATTTAGTGCAAAAAGTATCAGGATCGAATAATAGCTTATTCGTATCTATTATTAAGAAAAAATGGGTGAATGGGTTTCTTGGCATTTTCGAGAAAAATAACATCTCCATTGTTCATTTATCCTTGGGCCCTTTTGCATTAGCCAATATTAATAGTCATGTAAATAAAGGCGGAGATGAGTTGGCAGCTTCTCAATATCAATTATCCTTTGAGAACAATTTAATAAAAGAATTTAATTCAGTAGAAAAAGGTAATGACGACCATGTTACCATTCACGGTAAGCAATTAATAAACAAATTAGCTATTGCCTATGCTACTGCTTTCGATTTTTTAGGAGATAATATTGTTAGGCTAGATTTCAAAAGTATAACACGAAATTATCAAGACTATAAACGTAAACAGGTATATAAATTACTCTCGATTGGATCTCTCCTTGTTTTTGGTGCTGTAATAATGTTTAACGGATACGCTAGTATGCATTATTTAGAACAGGGGAAGGATATTTCTAGTAAACTGTTTGAAAAGCAGAATGCAATTGATGATTTGATAAGTCGAAAGGAAAAGGTAAAAGGGCTTCATCTCCTTTCGGAAAGTATCGAATTGGATAGGGATCCGATAATATTTACGAAAGTTATTCTTCAAACCAAACCTCAAAATATCGCCATAACTTTACTTAAGATTTTCCCAAGGGAAGAGACTGAACGAGTAGATCAACCAATTATATATAATCACCAAATAATTAGAATTGTAGGACGGCAGAACAATATTCTGGAATTAAAAAGGTGGATGAAAGAACTTGGGAATCTTGAAGGAGTATTAAAAGTGGATTTGTTAGGAGATGAATTTGACGATTCAAAAGTGAAAGATTTTATTCTAATGATAAAATTGAGTTAGTATGTCGAATAAAATCACATATACAGAACGATTAATATTGCTTTCCGTGATAGTATTATTTGTGTCTTATTTGATTTATTCTTTTGCAGTAGTTCATACGATTGATAAGAGGATACATTGTAAAGAACTAGTAAGGGAAATGATTAATATACCCAATGTTAGTGGGGCTATTGATTCTTTGGAAAAGGTCCTAGTAATAAAGGAGAAACAAATTATTGATGATTTTAAATATGCAAACACAAAGATAGTAGGACTTAAAATGGAGGTTGATACGTTGATGACAGCATACCTAGATGTCGATCATAGATTTGTGAGAAATACAGATATAGGATATTATCATGCGCTTCTAAATACATACTCTCTCTCTGTTTCTGCGCCGGAAGAAATTATATTGAATTTGGTAGAGGATTTTGAGAAGGGTATAACTACCGCCAAAATTTCCTCAATATCTCTGGAGCGGGTGAAGAGCCTTGTTGTAGATGAAAAGTTGTTTCGTCTTAAGATTGTATTTCAGCAAGTAAGTACCGTATTTAGAGAAGAAGGGGCTTGATTTTCAATGTCCATCTTAAACATTAATTTTACCGCAATCAAATTTAAATAGTATGAGAATTTTTTCTTGGCTTTCGGTAGTGCTTGTAGCACTATTAACATCTTGTAATTGTATGCAGATGGTAGATGGAGGTATACTGGATGAATCTACAGGAAAGGCTGTTTCTGGGGTTGTTATTCGGTTGGTAAATGATAATACAGATTTAGATAATAAGAATAAACGCATTGGAATATCTAGCCGTAAGGGGACTTTTAGAATATCACAAATGTCATCTGGCTATTTAGGTTGTCCAGAGATCACGTTGTATTTCTTTAAAGAGGGGTATTTACCAACCAAGATTATTACAGAATCGTTCACAACACAAAAAGTTGTGAAGTTAACGCCGGTGAGATAATTATTTAATAATCTTTACCTCGGTTCTTCTGTTTTTTGTTCTGCCCTTGCTGGTAGCGTTATCAGCAATAGGCATAGAAGGACCATATCCCTTAGCAACCACACGAGCGCCATCAATTTGTTTAGTTAGTAAATAGGTTCGCACGGATTCAGCACGCGATTGTGATAATTTAAGGTTAGCTGCTTCATCACCAACGTTGTCGGTATGTCCTGCTATTTCTATTTCCATTTCAGGCTTAGAAACAAGTGCCGTAACTAGGTTATCTAAAGCCTCAAAAGAAGTAGACTGGAGTGTGCTCTTTCCAATATCAAAAAATACATTATCAAGTGTAATAACTTTTGGAGATTCTAGAATAATGTTGAAATCAAATGTGATAATACCAGCGGTATCCGGTATTCCTATTGTTGTGTAGTCAAGCTCTGTTCCAAAATACTCGTATCTTACTTGGTAGTTATCTCCTTCAGGGATCAGGATACTAAATAAGCCTTTTGGATCTGTTGTGCCACTGTAATCCTTTTCAGTTTTTAATCCGGAGAAAGTAATATTCTGGTTTGCATGTGATACACCATCATCACTCGTAACAATAACATTTAGTAACGCTGTAGATTCTGTTGCCTCCATGTCTTGTGCGATCGCATGAATTTGCAATCCAATAAGAAGACCTAGTAATACTTGAGTTGTTTTCATGGTTGAAAGATAAAAATTAAAGACCACAAAACTGGCAGTACTTTGATTCTGGGGCATGTTGAAAGCTAATGTCTTTGTTATACATCTCTGCCACAACGCTTTTAATACTGGTGGTGAATTCTTCTAGAAGATCA
It contains:
- the trxB gene encoding thioredoxin-disulfide reductase — its product is MSNEIEHHRCLIIGSGPAGYTAAIYAARADMSPVLYQGMQPGGQLTETTEVDNFPGYPKGIDGPQMMVDLQEQCERFGTDVRTGFVTEIDFSGPIHKVTIEGGKELTANSIIISTGASAKWLGLESEIRLRDIGGGVSACAVCDGFFYRGQDVALVGAGDSACEEASYLAKLCNKVTMIVRKDEFRASKAMQHRVENTANIEVLYNTQTKEVLGDQGVDGVIVINNKTQEETTIPITGFFVAIGHNPNTAIFKDWLNLDDQGYIIVKGDGSTRTNVDGVFVAGDAADHVYRQAITAAGTGCMAALDAERYLAAKGLH
- a CDS encoding OmpA family protein, which translates into the protein MKTTQVLLGLLIGLQIHAIAQDMEATESTALLNVIVTSDDGVSHANQNITFSGLKTEKDYSGTTDPKGLFSILIPEGDNYQVRYEYFGTELDYTTIGIPDTAGIITFDFNIILESPKVITLDNVFFDIGKSTLQSTSFEALDNLVTALVSKPEMEIEIAGHTDNVGDEAANLKLSQSRAESVRTYLLTKQIDGARVVAKGYGPSMPIADNATSKGRTKNRRTEVKIIK